One Pleurocapsa sp. PCC 7327 DNA segment encodes these proteins:
- a CDS encoding NAD(P)/FAD-dependent oxidoreductase has product MEHHPVVIIGAGPAGLTAAYELVKNSVRPLVLEADNKVGGIARTEVYKGYRFDIGGHRFFTKVGEVEQLWYEILGDDFIKVPRLSRIYYRDKFFDYPLSFSSTLSNLGPIFSVLVVWSYLKEKLKALIKRPDPQTFEEWVTHCFGKRLYKTFFKTYTEKVWGIPCSKIQAEWAKQRIKGMSLKAAVINLLFKRTNAKSLIKEFDYPVLGPGMMWERCQELVEDKGGQVRLNTRVVRIERHGSRIKRVIAQHDEKTIEISGNHFISSMPVTALLQRLDPAPPEEVLHAARSLSYRDFLIVALIVDAEDLFPDNWIYIHSPEVKVGRIQNFKNWSPAMVPDQTKTCLGMEYFCSEGDAIWEMSDTELLDLATQELDSLGLVDASKVEDGTIIRQRKAYPVYDRNYYKHLQVIRDYIETFENLQTVGRNGMHRYNNQDHSMLTALLAAKNILGEEHDLWNVNTERSYHEEFTQEEWQKRQQELKAAQV; this is encoded by the coding sequence ATGGAACATCATCCCGTCGTTATTATCGGAGCAGGTCCAGCAGGTTTAACTGCTGCTTACGAACTCGTCAAGAATAGCGTTCGTCCCCTCGTACTAGAAGCAGATAATAAAGTGGGCGGTATTGCTCGCACTGAGGTCTACAAAGGCTATCGCTTCGATATTGGCGGACATCGCTTTTTTACCAAAGTAGGAGAGGTCGAACAACTGTGGTACGAGATACTCGGAGATGATTTTATTAAAGTTCCCCGCCTCTCGCGAATCTACTACCGAGATAAGTTCTTTGACTATCCCCTCTCATTCTCCAGTACCCTATCGAATCTGGGACCGATTTTCAGTGTCCTAGTCGTCTGGAGTTATCTCAAGGAAAAATTAAAAGCTCTCATCAAGCGTCCCGACCCGCAAACTTTTGAAGAATGGGTAACGCACTGTTTTGGCAAACGTCTGTACAAAACGTTTTTTAAAACCTATACCGAAAAAGTCTGGGGCATTCCTTGTAGTAAAATTCAAGCCGAATGGGCGAAACAGCGCATCAAAGGCATGTCGCTCAAGGCAGCTGTCATTAATCTTCTATTTAAGAGAACCAATGCCAAGAGTCTGATTAAAGAATTCGACTATCCAGTTCTCGGTCCGGGAATGATGTGGGAACGGTGTCAGGAATTGGTGGAAGACAAAGGCGGACAAGTGCGTCTCAATACCAGAGTCGTTCGCATCGAGAGACATGGCAGCCGCATCAAGAGAGTCATTGCCCAACACGACGAAAAAACTATCGAGATTAGCGGAAATCATTTTATTTCTAGCATGCCCGTCACCGCCTTGCTTCAGCGCCTAGATCCCGCTCCGCCAGAGGAAGTTTTGCACGCAGCGCGATCGCTTTCCTATCGAGATTTCTTAATCGTAGCGCTGATTGTCGATGCAGAAGACTTGTTTCCCGACAACTGGATTTACATTCACAGTCCGGAGGTGAAAGTCGGTCGCATCCAAAACTTCAAGAATTGGAGTCCGGCGATGGTTCCCGACCAAACCAAGACTTGTTTGGGAATGGAATATTTCTGTAGCGAAGGCGATGCTATTTGGGAGATGTCCGATACGGAATTGCTCGATTTGGCAACGCAAGAATTGGATAGTTTGGGTCTCGTCGATGCTAGCAAGGTTGAAGACGGTACGATCATTCGCCAGCGCAAAGCATATCCCGTCTACGATCGCAATTATTACAAGCACCTCCAGGTCATTCGCGATTACATCGAAACCTTTGAAAACTTACAAACGGTCGGACGTAATGGCATGCACCGCTACAACAACCAAGACCACTCGATGCTGACGGCGCTTTTAGCTGCTAAAAACATTCTCGGAGAGGAACACGATCTCTGGAACGTCAATACGGAACGCTCCTATCACGAGGAATTTACTCAAGAAGAGTGGCAAAAACGACAACAGGAATTAAAAGCAGCGCAAGTCTGA
- a CDS encoding glycosyltransferase family 2 protein: protein MRNRIQPSISVVIPVHNGGKPFRQCLSSLKEFAPPETEIIVVADGDEESGDIAEAFGMRVLRIPSAGGPAKARNLGARAATGEILFFLDADVTICASTIPQVSRVFCDEPDLAASIGSYDDSPGATNFLSQYKNLFHHYTHQTSSEEASTFWGACGAIRRDIFLKIGGFDESYRLPCIEDIELGYRLKQAGYRIKLAKNIQVKHLKRWEVISLLKADFFYRALPWTALILRNRQVKNDLNLQWSSRVSVILAHALLGSTVLAWWWFPALPLALILCITLLAINRPVYQFFYHKRGTVFAIATIPWHWLYYIYSGLAFAIGILRHLLSTIPYNSNQRTING from the coding sequence GTGAGAAATCGGATACAACCATCGATCTCAGTAGTTATTCCCGTACACAACGGGGGCAAACCTTTCCGGCAGTGTCTGTCGAGCCTAAAAGAGTTTGCACCGCCAGAAACAGAAATTATCGTTGTCGCTGATGGCGATGAAGAGTCAGGAGATATAGCAGAAGCGTTTGGCATGCGCGTCTTGAGAATTCCTAGCGCTGGCGGTCCGGCAAAGGCGAGAAATCTGGGAGCTAGGGCAGCTACAGGCGAGATTCTTTTTTTTCTGGATGCCGATGTCACTATCTGTGCTAGCACGATTCCACAAGTCAGTCGTGTCTTTTGTGACGAACCCGACTTGGCAGCCTCAATCGGCTCTTACGACGATTCGCCTGGGGCAACTAATTTTCTGTCTCAGTATAAAAACTTATTTCATCATTACACCCATCAGACGAGCAGTGAAGAAGCATCTACCTTTTGGGGAGCTTGTGGGGCAATCCGTCGCGATATTTTCCTAAAAATCGGAGGATTTGATGAAAGTTATCGCCTTCCTTGCATAGAAGATATTGAATTGGGCTATCGCCTCAAGCAAGCTGGCTACCGGATTAAACTTGCCAAAAACATACAAGTCAAGCATCTCAAGCGATGGGAAGTCATTTCCCTATTGAAAGCAGACTTTTTTTACCGAGCGCTTCCCTGGACTGCTCTAATTTTACGAAATCGCCAGGTAAAGAACGATCTGAACTTGCAGTGGTCTAGTCGAGTTAGCGTCATCTTAGCCCACGCCTTGTTGGGGTCTACAGTGTTGGCGTGGTGGTGGTTTCCAGCCTTGCCGCTTGCTCTCATCCTCTGCATAACACTTTTGGCAATCAATCGTCCGGTTTACCAGTTTTTTTATCACAAGCGTGGGACGGTATTCGCAATCGCGACCATTCCTTGGCACTGGCTTTATTACATCTACAGCGGACTAGCATTTGCGATCGGTATTCTTCGCCATCTACTGAGCACAATTCCCTATAACTCAAACCAAAGAACTATCAATGGCTAA
- the gyrA gene encoding DNA topoisomerase (ATP-hydrolyzing) subunit A, with protein MTFSQDRIIPTDLSNEMSRSYLEYAMSVIVGRALPDARDGLKPVHRRILYAMYELGLTHDRPFRKCARVVGEVLGKYHPHGDTAVYDALVRMAQDFSMRHPLIEGHGNFGSVDNDPPAAMRYTECRLQSLSTNALLRDIEAETVDFVDNFDGSQQEPVVLPARIPQLLLNGSSGIAVGMATNIPPHNLGELVDGVVALLHNPQMTDTDLMRYIPGPDFPTGGQILGRAGIKEAYTTGRGSIIMRGVAQIETIEQHGRPDREAIIITQLPYQTNKAALIEKIAELVNDKKIEGISDIRDESDRDGMRIVIELKRDAYPRVVLNNLYKQTPIQANFGANMLALVNGEPHLLSLKQFLQVFIDFRIETITRRTQYELRKAEERDHILQGLLIALSNLDAVIQLIRGAADTATAKTQLVGRFGLSEAQADAILQMQLRRLTALEAEKIQAEHEELQAKIADLQDILARRERIEAIIEQEVQQIKTAHATPRRTEIIQAEGELVDTDLIANEQAVILLTEQGYIKRMPVNTFGAQNRATRGKAAAKIKEDDVVEHFLTCCDHDNILFFSDRGVVYTLNAYHIPAGSRSARGVPIVQMLAISQGEKITSIVAVQEFTENDYLIMLTRKGYIKKTALSAFSNIRANGLIAISLEEGDQLRWVRLAREEDSIILGSKGGMAIHFKADSQQLRPLGRATRGVKAMKLKEGDELISMDILPSQVVARIGTAEEESEDETLENEELVSSEEANQGPWLLAITTCGYGKRVPVSQFRLQNRAGMGVRAIKFRSAQDRLVAIHVVNREDEMMIVSNRGIIIRQAVDAISLQSRMATGVRVQRLDDDDAIAAVALVPPSAEGEEDPEAE; from the coding sequence ATGACCTTCTCTCAAGATCGGATTATTCCTACGGATCTGAGCAACGAAATGTCCCGATCTTACTTAGAGTACGCGATGAGCGTCATTGTAGGACGGGCACTTCCCGATGCCAGAGATGGTCTCAAACCAGTTCATCGCCGTATTCTCTACGCAATGTACGAACTGGGATTGACCCACGATCGCCCGTTTCGTAAATGCGCCCGCGTGGTCGGGGAAGTCTTGGGCAAATACCATCCTCACGGCGATACGGCAGTATACGATGCCCTAGTGCGAATGGCGCAAGACTTTTCCATGCGCCATCCCCTCATCGAAGGACACGGCAACTTCGGTTCGGTGGATAATGACCCGCCAGCTGCGATGCGTTATACCGAATGTCGCTTGCAATCGCTATCAACTAACGCCCTGCTTCGAGATATCGAAGCAGAAACCGTCGATTTCGTCGATAACTTTGACGGTTCGCAACAGGAACCCGTCGTCTTACCTGCCAGGATTCCCCAGTTACTCCTCAATGGATCGTCGGGAATTGCAGTGGGGATGGCAACAAATATTCCTCCTCACAACTTAGGAGAACTGGTCGATGGAGTCGTGGCACTGCTGCACAACCCACAGATGACCGATACCGACTTGATGCGCTATATCCCCGGTCCCGACTTTCCCACCGGAGGACAGATTTTAGGTCGCGCTGGAATTAAAGAGGCATACACTACGGGACGCGGTTCGATTATCATGCGGGGAGTCGCCCAAATTGAAACCATCGAACAGCATGGTCGTCCCGACAGGGAAGCGATTATCATCACCCAACTGCCCTATCAAACCAATAAAGCAGCGCTCATCGAGAAAATCGCCGAACTGGTTAACGACAAGAAGATTGAAGGAATTTCCGACATTCGGGATGAAAGCGATCGCGATGGCATGCGCATCGTCATCGAACTCAAGCGAGATGCCTATCCCCGCGTCGTTCTCAATAACCTCTACAAGCAGACTCCCATACAAGCTAACTTCGGTGCCAATATGCTGGCGCTAGTCAACGGAGAACCTCACCTCCTAAGTCTGAAGCAATTTCTTCAAGTCTTCATCGATTTCCGCATCGAAACCATTACCCGACGCACTCAGTACGAACTGCGCAAAGCCGAAGAAAGAGACCATATCTTGCAAGGCTTATTGATTGCTCTCAGCAATCTAGATGCGGTCATTCAGCTAATTCGAGGGGCGGCAGATACAGCAACGGCAAAAACACAACTGGTAGGACGATTTGGCTTGTCTGAAGCGCAAGCCGATGCCATTCTACAAATGCAACTGCGACGTTTGACGGCATTAGAAGCCGAAAAGATTCAAGCCGAACACGAAGAACTGCAAGCTAAAATTGCCGACTTGCAGGACATTCTGGCGCGGCGAGAACGGATCGAAGCCATTATCGAACAAGAAGTCCAGCAAATCAAAACAGCCCACGCAACTCCCCGACGGACAGAAATCATACAGGCAGAAGGAGAACTGGTCGATACCGACCTAATTGCCAACGAACAGGCAGTCATTTTATTAACCGAACAGGGTTACATCAAGCGAATGCCTGTCAATACTTTTGGGGCGCAAAATCGGGCAACCAGAGGCAAAGCAGCAGCGAAGATCAAAGAGGATGATGTCGTAGAGCATTTCTTGACTTGCTGCGATCACGATAACATCCTGTTCTTTAGCGATCGCGGCGTAGTTTATACGCTCAATGCTTACCACATCCCTGCCGGATCGCGGTCCGCTAGAGGCGTGCCCATCGTGCAAATGCTAGCCATTTCCCAAGGGGAAAAGATTACCTCAATCGTAGCGGTGCAAGAATTTACCGAAAATGACTACCTGATCATGCTGACGCGCAAAGGCTACATCAAAAAAACCGCACTCTCAGCCTTTAGTAATATTCGTGCCAACGGACTCATTGCCATTTCCTTAGAAGAAGGCGACCAACTGCGCTGGGTAAGACTTGCCCGCGAAGAGGATAGCATCATTCTTGGTTCCAAAGGAGGCATGGCAATTCACTTCAAAGCCGACAGCCAGCAATTGCGTCCCTTGGGTCGCGCCACGCGAGGCGTAAAAGCGATGAAACTAAAAGAGGGCGACGAACTCATCAGTATGGATATCCTACCCAGTCAAGTCGTTGCTCGTATTGGTACGGCTGAGGAAGAATCGGAAGATGAAACCCTCGAAAATGAGGAATTAGTCTCGTCGGAAGAGGCAAATCAAGGTCCCTGGCTGCTGGCGATTACCACTTGCGGGTATGGCAAGCGAGTTCCAGTCTCGCAATTCCGACTGCAAAACCGGGCAGGTATGGGCGTGAGAGCAATCAAGTTCCGTTCCGCACAAGATCGCTTGGTTGCCATTCACGTGGTCAATCGGGAGGATGAGATGATGATCGTCTCTAACCGAGGCATTATTATTCGTCAGGCAGTAGATGCTATCTCGCTGCAATCGCGGATGGCGACGGGAGTTAGGGTGCAACGTCTTGACGATGACGACGCGATCGCTGCGGTAGCTCTAGTTCCACCCTCAGCTGAAGGCGAAGAAGATCCCGAAGCAGAGTAG
- a CDS encoding Fe2+-dependent dioxygenase produces the protein MILAIDNILTPEELQFVVESLSQANFVDGKMTAGWHAKLVKNNIQLEKTSERAVELTDLVKAVLERNLLLKTAVLPKIIHSILFSRYEKGMSYGSHTDNAFMGKWRSDVSFTLFLSSPNTYSGGELVVATMDGDRSYKLEAGSAIVYPSSMLHRVEPVTEGVRLVAVGWIQSLVRDPSEREILFELDTVRRSIFAKEGKTLEFDLLSKTHSNLLRKWAD, from the coding sequence ATGATTCTGGCTATCGATAACATTCTTACCCCAGAAGAACTCCAATTTGTTGTTGAGAGTTTATCTCAAGCTAACTTTGTGGATGGAAAAATGACCGCAGGTTGGCATGCTAAGCTCGTCAAAAACAATATACAACTGGAAAAAACTTCCGAAAGGGCTGTAGAGCTGACAGATCTGGTTAAGGCAGTCCTAGAGCGCAATCTTTTACTAAAAACTGCCGTCCTGCCGAAAATTATTCACTCAATTCTGTTTAGCCGCTACGAAAAAGGAATGTCCTACGGCAGCCATACCGATAATGCCTTTATGGGCAAGTGGCGTTCGGATGTCTCATTTACGCTCTTTCTCAGTTCTCCGAATACTTATTCCGGTGGCGAGTTAGTCGTTGCAACGATGGACGGCGATCGCAGTTATAAACTAGAAGCAGGTTCGGCAATTGTCTATCCATCTTCGATGCTTCATCGAGTAGAACCCGTAACCGAAGGGGTGAGGTTGGTTGCCGTCGGCTGGATTCAAAGTTTGGTGCGCGATCCCTCAGAACGGGAAATCCTCTTCGAGTTGGATACGGTGCGTCGATCTATATTCGCGAAAGAGGGGAAAACCCTCGAATTTGACTTACTCTCGAAAACCCATTCTAACTTGTTGCGTAAGTGGGCCGATTGA
- a CDS encoding YihY/virulence factor BrkB family protein, with protein sequence MKLRSLFKLLQETFQEWQKDKASQLAAALAYYTVFSLAPLLIIAIAIAGSIFGREAARGEIFTQLQELIGSKGAQVIQTAIDNANQPDLKSFASLIGVAILLLGASGVFAALQDSLNQIWNVKPKPEQGILPIVRKRFLSFAMVLAIGFLLLLSLIVSAALAALSHFGPSFLLGFDFLWQILNFLISFGFVSFLFALIYKYLPDVKITWRDVSVGAIITALLFTIGKHLLGLYLGNSSFGSTYGAAGSLVVFLVWVYYSSQILLFGAEFTQVYARRYGSQIRPNRHAQLSQ encoded by the coding sequence ATGAAACTCCGCTCCCTTTTTAAACTATTGCAAGAGACTTTTCAGGAATGGCAAAAGGACAAAGCATCTCAATTAGCCGCAGCTCTAGCATATTACACGGTTTTCTCGCTCGCGCCGCTATTAATTATCGCGATCGCGATTGCGGGTTCTATTTTCGGTCGAGAAGCTGCCAGAGGCGAGATTTTCACTCAACTTCAAGAACTCATTGGTAGCAAGGGAGCACAAGTCATTCAGACTGCGATCGACAATGCCAATCAGCCCGATCTTAAAAGTTTTGCCTCTTTAATTGGTGTAGCCATTCTTTTATTGGGAGCTTCGGGCGTTTTTGCTGCACTTCAAGATTCTCTCAATCAGATTTGGAATGTCAAACCCAAGCCAGAACAGGGAATTTTGCCGATCGTCAGAAAACGCTTCCTATCTTTTGCAATGGTGCTTGCGATCGGCTTTTTACTGCTATTATCTTTGATTGTCAGTGCAGCACTGGCTGCCCTGAGCCATTTTGGGCCCAGTTTTTTACTGGGTTTTGACTTTCTTTGGCAAATTTTGAATTTTCTCATCTCTTTTGGCTTTGTTTCGTTTCTGTTTGCTTTGATCTACAAATATCTCCCAGATGTAAAAATTACTTGGCGAGATGTTTCGGTAGGAGCAATAATTACTGCTTTGCTCTTTACTATCGGCAAGCACTTACTAGGACTCTATTTAGGTAATAGCAGTTTTGGTTCGACCTATGGTGCTGCCGGTTCTTTGGTGGTTTTCTTGGTTTGGGTATACTATTCTTCCCAAATTCTCCTATTTGGGGCAGAATTTACCCAGGTCTATGCCAGAAGGTATGGTTCGCAAATTCGACCAAACCGACACGCTCAGTTGTCACAATGA
- a CDS encoding YegS/Rv2252/BmrU family lipid kinase produces the protein MTRKACLIFNPVAGQSDPNQDLETIKVLLSPEFDLDIQITSQEVDADELAQKAVERGVEMIIAAGGDGTLSAAAAATVGTDIPLGAISRGTANAFAAALNLPSTIEAACRAILTGKTKKVDAAICNGKAMVLLAGVGFEAETVENTSRQLKNRWGMLAYVMAGVQQLSQLEAFEVEIETDDKIIRSPAVNAVTVANAAPPTSILAQGPAGIIYDDGLLDVTIVAVEKWTDAIATSYHLLQTGRSGDAASLDKIGYLRTKRVKITTQPPQKVVLDGEIIGTTPIEVECVPSGLTICIPETLAEEPSEKLEGLPGVEVEMKSDT, from the coding sequence ATGACTCGTAAAGCTTGCCTTATATTTAATCCCGTGGCTGGTCAAAGCGATCCGAATCAGGATTTAGAAACAATTAAAGTGCTTTTGTCACCTGAATTCGATCTAGATATTCAGATAACCTCGCAAGAAGTCGATGCTGACGAACTAGCTCAAAAAGCTGTAGAACGAGGTGTTGAAATGATAATAGCAGCAGGGGGTGACGGCACCCTGTCAGCTGCCGCCGCTGCCACAGTGGGAACCGATATTCCCCTGGGTGCGATTTCTCGCGGTACTGCCAATGCCTTCGCTGCGGCTTTGAATCTTCCGAGTACGATTGAAGCAGCTTGTCGGGCAATTTTAACGGGGAAAACGAAAAAAGTAGATGCAGCTATATGCAACGGTAAGGCAATGGTATTACTTGCCGGAGTTGGATTTGAAGCAGAAACGGTCGAAAATACCTCGCGGCAGTTAAAAAATCGTTGGGGAATGCTGGCTTATGTAATGGCTGGAGTGCAACAGTTAAGTCAGCTTGAGGCTTTTGAGGTGGAAATCGAAACTGACGACAAAATTATTCGCTCTCCCGCCGTTAATGCTGTAACTGTCGCTAATGCGGCACCGCCAACCTCGATTTTAGCTCAAGGACCGGCAGGAATTATCTACGATGACGGGCTGTTGGATGTTACCATCGTCGCAGTCGAAAAATGGACTGATGCGATCGCGACATCTTACCATCTTTTGCAAACGGGCAGAAGTGGCGATGCAGCTAGTCTCGATAAGATTGGCTATCTCAGAACTAAACGGGTAAAAATAACAACTCAGCCACCCCAGAAAGTCGTCTTAGATGGAGAAATTATCGGTACGACTCCGATTGAAGTTGAGTGTGTCCCTAGCGGTTTAACCATTTGCATTCCCGAAACCCTAGCAGAAGAACCATCTGAAAAACTAGAGGGATTGCCCGGAGTAGAGGTAGAGATGAAGTCAGATACTTGA
- a CDS encoding rhomboid family intramembrane serine protease — MVPLRDENPSRITPYITYGLIAINILVFIYELSLTDFQLAQFFELFAVVPKELTASFSGIPVNQPVPEPLTLVTSQFIHAGFVHIGFNMLFLWIFGNNVEEALGSLKYLVFYLTCGILASLTQWFFSAQSPIPSLGASGAIAGVMGAYILKFPTARVVTLIPLGLFWTTVRIPAVFFLGFWFLQQAFNSLASFDVRAHIGMESGGVAYWAHAGGFVFGAILGPLLGLLSDRAESYTQ, encoded by the coding sequence ATGGTGCCGTTAAGGGATGAGAACCCCAGTCGCATTACTCCCTATATCACTTATGGGCTAATCGCTATCAATATTCTCGTATTTATCTACGAGCTTAGTTTGACCGATTTCCAGCTCGCTCAATTTTTTGAATTGTTTGCCGTAGTTCCGAAAGAACTAACAGCTAGTTTTAGTGGCATTCCCGTCAATCAACCCGTACCAGAACCGCTAACTTTAGTGACCTCGCAATTTATCCATGCCGGATTTGTCCATATCGGTTTTAATATGTTGTTCTTATGGATTTTTGGCAACAACGTCGAAGAAGCACTAGGTAGCTTAAAATATCTAGTTTTTTATTTAACTTGTGGGATATTAGCTTCTTTAACTCAGTGGTTCTTCTCAGCCCAATCGCCAATTCCTTCGCTAGGTGCCAGCGGCGCGATCGCGGGCGTTATGGGGGCCTATATTCTCAAGTTTCCTACTGCTAGGGTTGTCACCTTAATTCCGCTGGGCTTATTTTGGACGACTGTTAGAATTCCCGCTGTCTTTTTCCTCGGTTTTTGGTTTTTACAACAAGCCTTCAATAGCTTGGCTAGCTTTGATGTTAGAGCGCACATCGGCATGGAAAGCGGCGGCGTTGCCTATTGGGCGCACGCTGGAGGGTTTGTCTTCGGGGCTATCCTGGGTCCTCTATTGGGATTATTGTCCGATCGCGCCGAATCTTATACTCAGTAG
- a CDS encoding ClpP class periplasmic serine protease codes for MNFNFFDLFWIFLVISSLQPLWQRRQLEFRRIRALQEFEQRRKSRVILLIHRQESISLLGIPLSRYISIEDSEQVLRAIRLTPPDVPIDLILHTPGGLVLATEQIARALIRHPAKVTVFVPHYAMSGGTMLALAADEIVMDANAVLGPVDPQLGNMAAASILSVIDKKPIDKIDDETLMMADLAQKAINQVQRFVRTLLKDEIPSQKIAPENIEKIVDALTSGHITHDCPITVEEASSLGLPVTVSLPKSIYDLMELYPQPPERRPSVQYIPMPYRRYPTLPEGNRKPSNFSEI; via the coding sequence ATGAATTTTAACTTTTTTGATTTATTTTGGATTTTTTTGGTAATCTCGTCTTTACAACCACTATGGCAACGCCGTCAGCTAGAATTTCGGCGGATTCGAGCCTTACAAGAATTTGAGCAAAGGCGTAAAAGTCGAGTAATTCTGCTAATCCACCGACAAGAATCGATTAGTTTGTTAGGCATTCCCCTGTCGCGCTATATTTCAATTGAAGATTCCGAACAAGTACTGCGAGCAATTCGCCTTACGCCGCCAGATGTTCCCATCGACCTAATTTTGCACACTCCTGGCGGATTGGTGTTAGCAACAGAACAGATTGCTCGCGCTTTGATTCGCCATCCCGCTAAAGTTACCGTCTTTGTTCCTCACTATGCCATGAGTGGAGGTACGATGTTAGCTTTAGCCGCTGATGAAATTGTTATGGATGCGAATGCGGTTCTCGGACCCGTCGATCCTCAATTAGGGAATATGGCAGCCGCGAGTATTCTTTCTGTGATTGATAAAAAGCCGATTGACAAAATTGACGATGAGACTCTAATGATGGCAGATTTAGCCCAAAAAGCCATCAATCAGGTACAGCGTTTTGTCCGAACCCTACTTAAGGACGAGATCCCTAGTCAGAAAATTGCTCCTGAAAACATTGAAAAAATTGTAGATGCTCTCACCAGCGGACATATTACCCATGACTGTCCGATAACTGTCGAAGAAGCTTCTTCACTCGGTCTGCCAGTTACCGTTAGCCTGCCCAAATCGATATACGACTTGATGGAATTATATCCCCAACCTCCAGAAAGACGACCGTCGGTGCAGTACATTCCGATGCCCTATAGACGCTATCCTACTCTACCCGAAGGCAATAGAAAACCATCAAACTTTAGTGAAATTTGA
- a CDS encoding orange carotenoid protein N-terminal domain-containing protein translates to MVSANLDPNLQEALKTFSELSVDDKLVLLWFVYTKMGDSITPAAPGAAGQDIVEGLYNQVKQLSHQEQLEVQRNLFAGKDTLISREYSSLSENTKLLFWYCLAQGMEDTTIVPMPENYKLNSNAQ, encoded by the coding sequence GTGGTATCTGCTAACCTAGATCCCAATTTACAAGAAGCTCTCAAAACTTTTAGCGAGCTAAGTGTTGATGATAAACTCGTCCTTTTATGGTTTGTTTATACCAAAATGGGCGATTCTATAACGCCTGCTGCTCCGGGAGCTGCTGGCCAAGACATTGTTGAGGGACTATATAACCAGGTTAAACAACTCTCTCATCAAGAACAATTAGAAGTGCAACGCAATCTGTTTGCGGGAAAAGATACCCTAATTTCGCGCGAATATAGCTCTTTGAGCGAGAACACAAAATTACTGTTTTGGTATTGTCTCGCTCAAGGCATGGAAGACACAACAATCGTACCAATGCCAGAAAACTACAAACTCAATAGCAACGCGCAGTAA
- a CDS encoding manganese catalase family protein → MFFHKKELIVTPVKIDEPNPRFAQFLLEQFGGATGELTAALQYWVQSFHVEHPGIKDMLQDIAVEEFSHLEMVGKLIEAHTKNADQTEAFKSTLFAVRGQGPHFLDSQGAAWTASYINEGGDVVRDLRANLAAEAGARQTYEALIKLAPDQNTKEVLVHLLTREISHTNMFMKALDSMGKLTDPFFGNVQPDRTVDIYYNLSTNGQDERGAWNSDENFRYIADPMQKKGI, encoded by the coding sequence ATGTTTTTTCATAAAAAAGAATTAATTGTAACACCAGTAAAAATTGATGAACCCAATCCTCGTTTTGCTCAATTTTTATTAGAACAATTTGGAGGAGCAACCGGAGAACTAACTGCTGCTTTACAGTATTGGGTACAGTCTTTTCATGTCGAACATCCCGGTATCAAAGACATGCTTCAAGATATTGCGGTGGAAGAGTTTAGTCATTTGGAAATGGTTGGCAAACTCATCGAAGCACACACAAAGAATGCTGACCAAACCGAAGCTTTCAAAAGTACTTTGTTTGCCGTGCGCGGTCAGGGACCCCATTTTTTAGACTCTCAAGGTGCTGCTTGGACTGCCAGTTATATTAATGAAGGTGGCGATGTCGTGCGCGATTTGCGGGCTAACCTTGCTGCTGAAGCAGGAGCGCGTCAAACTTATGAAGCTCTGATTAAACTAGCACCAGACCAAAACACAAAAGAAGTACTGGTACATTTGCTGACTCGCGAGATTTCTCATACCAACATGTTCATGAAAGCACTCGATTCAATGGGCAAGTTAACCGACCCTTTCTTTGGCAATGTTCAGCCCGATCGAACTGTAGATATCTATTACAACTTATCTACTAATGGTCAGGACGAGCGCGGAGCTTGGAATTCTGATGAAAACTTCAGATATATCGCCGATCCAATGCAGAAAAAAGGCATATAG